One genomic window of Parasteatoda tepidariorum isolate YZ-2023 chromosome 9, CAS_Ptep_4.0, whole genome shotgun sequence includes the following:
- the LOC107455230 gene encoding uncharacterized protein, whose product MEAVHLIFAILSLFCLSKISAVEYSQLVNMGINCPSSISCDAIGRANFTRRNCECDRNCATYQDCCVDARSSSTSQNRRSATYSCMPFGNIPHMGAYVIQTCSRNYNGPAEMQRRCQDHNNQSDPLMSAPVTDTVSQISYRNRYCAECNNVDMSNAQSWVIQMICDFTSNVNANNSFIYRNIYYVPTSNEWKVDVNGRSYKCNLKYDIPAYLQNKVRLCRSNVISSCASTWTRKRVQRECESYTAIMYVKGSDKVYKNPHCALCNHVTVDALACTPGESAGKRKPFSFTLLMDWNLSNEGEVVGVSSGSCGSNQKYDPYAKKCRNLVCSLPGYEMINGKCKKP is encoded by the coding sequence ATGGAAGCTGTTCATCTTATCTTTGCTATCCTATCTTTGTTCTGCTTATCGAAGATAAGCGCTGTTGAATACTCTCAATTGGTAAACATGGGTATTAATTGCCCAAGTTCGATCAGCTGCGATGCCATTGGTCGCGCCAACTTCACCAGACGAAATTGCGAATGCGATCGCAATTGCGCTACCTATCAGGATTGTTGCGTTGATGCCAGATCAAGTTCTACATCTCAAAACAGACGGAGTGCTACCTATTCCTGCATGCCATTTGGAAACATACCCCACATGGGAGCATACGTCATCCAAACATGCTCCAGGAATTATAATGGCCCTGCTGAAATGCAACGCAGATGCCAAGATCACAATAACCAAAGTGATCCGTTAATGTCTGCTCCAGTAACAGATACCGTGTCCCAAATCTCTTATAGGAACAGATACTGCGCTGAGTGCAATAACGTTGACATGTCTAACGCACAAAGCTGGGTGATACAAATGATTTGTGACTTTACATCAAATGTCAATGCGAATAACAGCTTCATCTATCGGAATATTTACTATGTTCCCACTTCAAACGAGTGGAAGGTTGATGTCAATGGCAGATCCTATAAGTGTAATTTGAAGTACGACATACCAGCGTATTTGCAGAACAAAGTCCGTCTATGCAGATCGAACGTAATATCCAGTTGCGCAAGTACCTGGACTCGGAAAAGAGTCCAGCGTGAGTGCGAGTCTTATACTGCCATTATGTACGTTAAAGGAAGTGATAAAGTGTACAAGAACCCGCACTGTGCTCTCTGTAATCATGTGACTGTGGACGCCCTGGCGTGTACTCCTGGTGAGTCAGCGGGAAAAAGAAAACCATTCTCTTTTACTTTGCTCATGGACTGGAATCTGAGTAATGAAGGAGAAGTGGTTGGCGTGTCGAGTGGATCTTGTGGATCGAATCAGAAATATGATCCGTACGCCAAAAAGTGCCGTAATTTAGTCTGCTCTCTGCCAGGATATGAAATGATTAATGGTAAATGTAAGAAGCCGTAG
- the LOC107455233 gene encoding uncharacterized protein: MEAVHLVFVLISAFVCLKTVNSIEYSDLEAMGINCPNAVSCVFIDNSNFTKRNCECDRECVVYQDCCLDATVRATSRSRMNSAFTCMSFGREPNVGAYVVQTCSRNYNGLAAMQRKCQNQNNISDPLMAAPVTDTITDTSYRNRYCAECNNVDLSNIQSWLIQMDCDFTVTVNVSNSFIWQNLQYRPDMNKWGVNINNNFYTCDLNFEIPAYLQTKTRLCRSRVVSTCPRTYSRMMVKRECESYTAITYVIGSNTVYRNPHCAICNGIAVGSLRCDPGVMPRKKKPFSFALLLDVNQSDGDVVGVSRPGGENCGPDQKYDPYFKKCRNLVCALPGYQMVNGKCKKPG; this comes from the coding sequence ATGGAAGCTGTTCATCTAGTCTTTGTTTTGATTTCGGCATTTGTCTGCTTAAAGACAGTCAACTCTATAGAATATTCTGATTTAGAAGCCATGGGGATCAACTGTCCAAATGCGGTCAGTTGCGTCTTCATAGACAATTCGAACTTCACCAAACGAAACTGCGAATGTGATCGCGAATGCGTCGTCTACCAGGACTGTTGCCTCGACGCCACAGTTCGCGCGACATCGCGAAGCAGAATGAATTCTGCTTTTACTTGCATGTCCTTTGGAAGGGAGCCCAACGTAGGAGCTTACGTCGTCCAAACATGTTCCAGGAATTATAACGGTCTTGCCGCAATGCAACGCAAGTGCCAGAATCAGAATAATATTAGTGACCCACTTATGGCTGCTCCAGTAACAGATACTATAACGGATACCTCCTACAGGAACAGGTACTGTGCCGAGTGCAATAACGTTGATCTTTCTAACATCCAAAGCTGGCTGATTCAGATGGATTGCGACTTCACTGTGACTGTCAATGTGAGCAACAGCTTCATCTGGCAGAATCTCCAGTACAGACCTGATATGAACAAATGGGGTGTTAATATCAACAACAATTTCTATACCTGTGATCTAAATTTCGAAATACCTGCTTACTTACAAACTAAAACCAGACTTTGCCGTTCCCGTGTGGTATCCACCTGTCCCAGGACGTATTCTCGTATGATGGTGAAACGCGAATGCGAGTCGTATACAGCCATCACCTACGTCATAGGCAGCAACACAGTGTACAGGAATCCTCACTGTGCAATTTGCAATGGTATTGCTGTTGGCTCCTTGAGGTGTGATCCAGGTGTGATGCCTAGAAAGAAGAAACCATTCTCTTTTGCTTTGTTGTTAGATGTGAATCAGAGCGATGGCGACGTTGTTGGCGTGTCTAGGCCGGGGGGTGAGAATTGTGGGCCGGACCAGAAATATGATCCCTATTTCAAGAAGTGCCGTAATTTGGTTTGTGCTCTTCCAGGATATCAAATGGTTAATGGTAAATGTAAAAAACCAGGGTAA